One Roseimaritima multifibrata DNA window includes the following coding sequences:
- a CDS encoding putative zinc-binding metallopeptidase, translating to MAVNKQTIHVNDLDSMSDAELLETRICDLPLSLEESNLTDRIDQINEELAHHDIRHQPHYWLSDEWYSPSGIPGIAIPFYLAHPRLSRLERRQLLEVEGGTQMECLRILRHETGHAIDTAYRLSSRPTYRKLFGDPTRPYPTHYRPQPYSKKHVLHLDLWYAQSHPVEDFAETFAVWLRPNGRWRHRYRNWPALKKLLCVEKMMEDIASKKPAIKTRQKPDPIRRMTKTLGQHYEAKREAYGLNRPRFYDHDLRKLFSIDPVHRRNMTAARFLTNIRSEVRSSVAEWTGLYQYTIDQVLSEMISRCRELKLRVGDHPDQTKRDATILLTVQTMNYLHAGKHRIAL from the coding sequence ATGGCAGTAAACAAGCAAACGATCCACGTGAATGACCTGGATTCGATGTCCGATGCCGAGCTTTTGGAAACGCGGATTTGCGACCTTCCTCTGTCGCTTGAAGAATCGAACCTGACCGATCGGATCGACCAGATCAACGAGGAACTAGCCCATCACGACATCCGCCATCAGCCGCACTATTGGCTAAGTGACGAGTGGTACTCGCCGTCCGGTATCCCGGGGATCGCGATCCCGTTTTACCTCGCCCATCCCCGACTCTCCAGACTGGAACGGCGTCAGTTGCTGGAGGTTGAAGGGGGCACTCAAATGGAATGCCTGCGGATTCTAAGGCATGAAACAGGACACGCGATCGATACGGCTTACCGGCTTTCCTCTCGACCGACGTATCGCAAACTGTTCGGGGATCCAACGCGGCCCTATCCAACGCACTACCGGCCGCAACCCTACAGCAAAAAACACGTTCTGCATCTGGACCTTTGGTATGCCCAGTCGCATCCGGTCGAAGATTTTGCGGAAACCTTCGCCGTCTGGCTGCGGCCCAATGGACGGTGGCGCCATCGCTATCGAAACTGGCCGGCTTTGAAAAAATTGCTTTGCGTCGAAAAGATGATGGAAGACATCGCAAGCAAAAAACCGGCGATCAAGACGCGTCAAAAACCGGATCCGATCCGTCGCATGACCAAAACATTGGGCCAACACTACGAAGCGAAACGCGAAGCCTACGGACTAAACCGCCCTCGTTTTTACGACCACGACCTTCGAAAACTATTTTCCATCGATCCCGTCCACCGACGGAATATGACGGCCGCACGGTTCCTAACGAATATCCGGTCTGAAGTTCGCAGCAGCGTCGCGGAATGGACCGGTTTGTATCAATACACGATCGATCAAGTCCTTAGCGAAATGATTTCTCGGTGCCGTGAACTAAAATTAAGAGTCGGAGATCACCCTGACCAAACGAAACGTGACGCAACCATTCTCTTGACGGTACAGACAATGAACTACTTGCATGCTGGCAAGCACAGGATTGCGTTATGA
- a CDS encoding GntP family permease, with protein sequence MIWFQVIAAVSVVLIGVLWFRLHALLVLLAAGLLVAAMTPPETLQVFAEQQVAAEKWTPKAAADFVQRNPATRLASAFGATAGNVGILIAMASIIGVCLLESGAAKTIIDRALAIVGPKRAPEALMASSFILGIPVFFDTVFYLMVPLARSLRQTLGKDYVLFILAILAGGSLAHSLVPPTPGPLQVADVLKVDVATMMMTGLVICSFSSVLSLLAARTINRLVDVPLRPLSDSSDDQGLATPPLGFSDSAPRPPLWFALLPIVLPVALIGLGTAYRMAVGKHPVIEFIADKNVALGVSASVALLLLYYAPRGTEAIHKTRARVVQQALASGGTIILITAAGGAFGAMLREAGIATVIGELAQGSGGISILLIAFFVTTAIRTLQGSSTVAMITSAGLLQDFAFGDQLPFHPVYLAMAIGAGSKPIAWMTDSGFWVICKMSGMTESEGLRTVSPMSTAMGLSALFFTILGAWLFPLIAS encoded by the coding sequence ATGATTTGGTTCCAAGTCATCGCGGCCGTTTCGGTTGTCCTGATTGGCGTTCTTTGGTTTCGTCTGCACGCATTGCTTGTCCTACTAGCCGCAGGGCTGTTGGTGGCAGCGATGACACCTCCAGAAACACTGCAGGTCTTTGCCGAGCAACAGGTCGCCGCCGAAAAGTGGACTCCCAAAGCCGCGGCGGATTTCGTGCAGCGCAATCCAGCGACTAGGCTGGCAAGCGCCTTCGGAGCGACCGCCGGAAACGTCGGCATCCTGATCGCGATGGCAAGCATCATCGGAGTCTGTTTATTGGAAAGTGGGGCGGCAAAAACGATCATCGATCGGGCCTTAGCGATCGTAGGTCCCAAACGGGCTCCCGAAGCGTTGATGGCCAGTTCCTTTATCCTTGGAATACCAGTCTTTTTTGACACCGTTTTTTATCTGATGGTCCCGTTGGCTCGGTCCCTACGCCAGACCCTGGGCAAAGATTACGTCCTCTTCATTTTGGCAATCCTTGCTGGCGGATCGCTGGCTCATTCCTTGGTCCCTCCGACGCCAGGGCCGCTACAGGTTGCCGACGTGCTGAAAGTGGACGTCGCCACGATGATGATGACGGGGTTGGTCATCTGCAGTTTCAGCAGTGTGCTTTCGCTGCTGGCCGCGCGTACGATCAATCGCCTGGTCGACGTTCCTCTACGACCATTAAGCGATAGTTCGGACGACCAAGGATTGGCAACGCCTCCTTTGGGCTTTAGCGATTCCGCCCCACGTCCCCCCCTTTGGTTTGCTCTCCTACCGATCGTCTTGCCGGTCGCCTTGATTGGGCTGGGGACCGCGTACCGCATGGCCGTCGGAAAACATCCGGTGATCGAATTCATCGCTGACAAAAATGTCGCACTGGGTGTTTCAGCTTCCGTGGCACTACTGCTACTGTATTATGCACCCCGTGGAACCGAAGCCATCCACAAAACGCGCGCACGTGTCGTTCAGCAGGCACTCGCATCCGGCGGAACGATTATTTTGATCACAGCTGCCGGTGGCGCGTTTGGTGCGATGTTACGCGAAGCGGGAATTGCGACCGTGATCGGAGAACTTGCTCAAGGAAGCGGAGGGATTTCGATCCTTTTGATCGCGTTTTTTGTGACCACCGCCATTCGAACCCTGCAAGGATCTTCGACCGTCGCCATGATTACCTCAGCGGGCTTGCTGCAAGACTTTGCCTTCGGAGACCAACTTCCATTTCACCCGGTCTACTTGGCGATGGCGATCGGAGCGGGCAGCAAGCCAATCGCATGGATGACCGACAGTGGCTTCTGGGTGATTTGTAAGATGAGCGGAATGACAGAATCCGAGGGGCTGCGAACGGTTTCGCCAATGAGTACGGCGATGGGACTGTCAGCCCTCTTCTTTACCATCCTGGGAGCTTGGCTGTTCCCTTTGATCGCTAGTTGA
- the radC gene encoding RadC family protein gives MNLEQRRYRLNQILLALAELNEFTGTEAKQWCNETSPHFVTLTLKQLASSGVLAASDSSRQPVYRWVLPPAEFQPQQWIDQQIHGDQVRELPTEERPREKLLNHGPAALNNAELLAILIRVGVRGESAVTGGRRIANRFDQRLAELREQSKSELREVTRAVTAANYCQIMAGIELGRRVSEAEANRPQAPLRIDSTAAAVTYCQEQFRYLAHEARQEEFHIVTLDTKHNPIRTHQITVGTLDASLVHPREVFRPAIRDAASAMLLVHNHPSGDPTPSREDHQVTDRLTEVGKLIGITVLDHIVVASQRCLSIREVS, from the coding sequence ATGAACCTAGAACAACGGCGTTACCGGCTGAACCAAATCCTGCTCGCACTGGCGGAACTGAACGAGTTCACCGGTACCGAAGCGAAACAGTGGTGCAACGAAACCTCTCCGCACTTCGTGACGCTAACGTTGAAACAATTGGCAAGCAGCGGGGTGTTGGCAGCCTCCGATTCGTCGCGTCAGCCGGTCTACCGCTGGGTGCTTCCCCCTGCCGAATTTCAGCCGCAGCAGTGGATCGATCAACAGATCCACGGCGACCAAGTTCGCGAACTCCCCACGGAGGAACGGCCGCGTGAAAAACTGCTGAATCACGGCCCCGCGGCTCTCAACAATGCCGAATTACTGGCAATTCTTATTCGCGTTGGGGTCCGAGGCGAATCGGCGGTCACTGGCGGGCGGCGGATCGCGAATCGTTTTGATCAGCGACTGGCAGAGCTTCGCGAGCAAAGCAAGTCCGAACTGCGTGAGGTGACCCGCGCCGTCACGGCAGCGAATTACTGCCAAATCATGGCCGGCATCGAACTGGGGCGACGTGTCAGCGAGGCAGAGGCAAACCGCCCACAAGCACCGCTAAGGATCGATAGTACGGCCGCAGCCGTCACTTACTGCCAAGAACAATTCCGTTACTTAGCCCACGAGGCTCGGCAAGAAGAGTTTCATATTGTTACACTCGACACGAAACATAATCCGATTCGTACTCACCAGATCACCGTTGGCACGTTAGACGCCAGCCTGGTCCATCCACGCGAGGTCTTTCGACCCGCCATCCGTGACGCCGCCTCTGCCATGCTCCTTGTACATAACCACCCTTCCGGGGACCCTACCCCCAGCCGAGAAGATCACCAGGTCACCGATCGATTGACCGAGGTCGGCAAACTGATTGGAATCACCGTCCTGGACCACATCGTCGTCGCCAGTCAGCGTTGTTTGAGCATCCGAGAAGTATCATGA
- a CDS encoding right-handed parallel beta-helix repeat-containing protein yields the protein MMFAIWPLLAFRRLRRTNAWPAFRPLVLVFVLLSGGSFALLDPNNPQAFADDLVIDNVRGSDYQNDRGYAPGPATHGPYRTIARALAAAGPGDRIVLTKTDQPYRECVSLNGDKLSGTSTEPLVLIGNGATLDGSEATNPIGWRTVPQEKGLWEYVDTPPGFGLLLSSSETLAQWKPKTEQGNLSLIGPNTWTRQQGRFLFRPAPGKGPRDYHLQMTVLTTGITLYNIQHVEIQDLTIRGFRIDGINAIDRATNIKLTNVTVIDNGRSGISVGGASRVVVDSSHVNDNGIAQLRTEGNGVLELGRVIVDPATAPAIANDGGRVVGRTTPPAK from the coding sequence ATGATGTTTGCTATTTGGCCATTGCTGGCGTTTCGTCGCTTACGTCGCACCAACGCCTGGCCTGCATTCCGACCATTAGTGCTGGTTTTTGTCCTCCTTAGCGGAGGGTCCTTCGCACTTCTTGATCCCAACAATCCGCAAGCCTTTGCGGACGACCTTGTCATCGATAACGTCCGCGGAAGCGATTACCAAAACGACCGTGGCTACGCTCCTGGCCCCGCAACGCACGGCCCGTACCGAACGATTGCCAGAGCATTGGCGGCGGCCGGCCCAGGGGATCGAATCGTGTTAACCAAAACCGACCAACCCTATCGCGAATGCGTCAGCCTGAACGGCGACAAACTAAGTGGAACCTCGACCGAGCCGCTTGTTCTGATCGGGAATGGAGCCACCCTAGACGGCAGCGAAGCAACCAATCCAATCGGATGGCGCACCGTCCCCCAGGAAAAAGGGCTGTGGGAATACGTGGACACTCCGCCTGGCTTCGGGCTTTTACTAAGTTCCAGCGAAACGCTTGCTCAATGGAAACCGAAAACGGAACAAGGCAACCTCTCGCTGATCGGCCCGAACACGTGGACTCGGCAGCAGGGCAGGTTTTTGTTCCGACCCGCACCGGGCAAGGGACCACGCGACTACCATTTGCAAATGACCGTCCTGACCACCGGGATCACTCTCTACAACATCCAACATGTTGAAATCCAGGATCTGACCATCCGCGGGTTTCGTATCGATGGAATCAATGCGATTGACCGAGCCACCAATATCAAACTGACCAACGTCACCGTGATCGATAACGGGCGCAGCGGAATCAGTGTTGGCGGCGCCAGTCGTGTCGTCGTTGATTCCAGCCATGTAAATGACAATGGAATCGCTCAACTGCGAACCGAGGGTAACGGGGTTCTTGAACTGGGCCGCGTGATCGTCGATCCAGCGACGGCTCCCGCCATCGCCAATGACGGCGGACGGGTCGTGGGACGCACTACCCCCCCGGCAAAATAA
- a CDS encoding M28 family peptidase — protein MSATAPSHRPRRHSTPPLQSSEAATGPSKSRIQVWVWGVVLVGIAIIAVGFVWNPFAANRDPLQATLAARSVVPKEYDPARAFGFLEQTCAIGPRVSGTAGMVRQQEMLTKFFEAEGAEVELQTFAARHPETGEVLTLGNLIARFRPAAAKRFLICAHYDTRPFPDQDPIDPKGEFIGANDGASGVAGLMELSLRASEWPADIGVDLVLFDGEELVYDGNRDPYFLGSTHFAQEYLAAKDAPRYQSGVLLDMIADAEQHLFIEQNSWRYARPVVRQVWGTAARLRVQTFKNRIVHEVRDDHLPLNTIAKIPTIDIIDFDYPRPTRSGPSYWHTRQDVPANCSGQSIVNVVYVVDQWLKSM, from the coding sequence ATGTCGGCTACAGCTCCCAGCCATCGCCCTCGTCGTCATTCGACTCCTCCGTTGCAGAGCTCGGAGGCCGCAACCGGCCCTTCTAAAAGCCGAATCCAGGTTTGGGTTTGGGGAGTCGTTTTGGTAGGGATCGCGATCATTGCGGTCGGTTTCGTTTGGAATCCATTTGCCGCCAATCGTGATCCGTTGCAGGCAACGTTGGCTGCTAGATCGGTTGTTCCCAAAGAATACGATCCTGCTCGGGCTTTCGGATTTTTAGAGCAAACGTGCGCCATTGGGCCGCGAGTCAGTGGGACCGCCGGAATGGTTCGCCAGCAGGAAATGTTGACGAAATTCTTTGAAGCGGAAGGTGCGGAAGTTGAATTGCAAACATTCGCAGCGCGACATCCGGAGACCGGAGAAGTCCTTACGCTGGGGAACTTGATCGCTCGTTTTCGGCCCGCCGCTGCAAAGCGTTTCTTAATTTGTGCTCACTACGATACCCGCCCTTTTCCTGATCAGGATCCAATCGATCCCAAAGGGGAATTCATTGGTGCGAATGACGGGGCAAGTGGCGTTGCCGGATTGATGGAATTATCACTGCGCGCGTCTGAATGGCCAGCGGATATTGGAGTCGATCTGGTCCTGTTTGATGGCGAAGAACTTGTCTATGACGGCAATCGAGACCCCTATTTCTTGGGATCGACCCATTTCGCTCAAGAATATTTAGCCGCAAAGGATGCTCCGCGGTATCAGTCTGGGGTTTTGCTGGACATGATTGCGGATGCGGAACAGCATCTCTTTATCGAACAAAATAGTTGGCGTTATGCCCGCCCCGTGGTGCGACAGGTATGGGGGACGGCGGCTCGATTGCGTGTCCAAACATTTAAAAATAGGATCGTCCACGAGGTGCGAGACGATCATTTGCCGCTGAATACGATTGCCAAGATACCGACGATCGACATCATTGATTTTGACTACCCACGTCCGACCCGCTCGGGCCCTTCCTACTGGCACACGCGACAAGATGTGCCGGCGAATTGTAGTGGGCAGTCAATCGTCAACGTCGTGTACGTTGTGGATCAATGGCTGAAGTCGATGTGA
- a CDS encoding SOS response-associated peptidase produces MCGRFNLRTNLATFGDLFLPGFDLSELPALPMRYNIAPTTDVIGILASAEGKRQWRPLRWGLVPPWADSLAIGNRMINARSETVAEKRSFRQPFASQRCIIPASGYYEWQTDRDQKQPFHIHPRDDVPFAMAGLWEQNSLAAADGQTVWSCTLLTVAANDVTAPIHDRMPVVLDADSIPAWLDRSTSTSRLQSLCQPAANDFFVTTPVGRQVNRPTFDHPSCLEPVKILPPTQPDLF; encoded by the coding sequence ATCTGCGGTCGATTTAACCTGCGAACGAATCTTGCAACCTTTGGGGATTTGTTCCTTCCTGGTTTTGATTTGTCGGAATTGCCCGCGTTGCCGATGCGCTACAACATTGCGCCGACGACCGACGTGATCGGGATCCTGGCGTCCGCCGAGGGGAAGCGGCAGTGGCGCCCGTTGCGGTGGGGATTGGTTCCTCCCTGGGCCGATTCGTTGGCGATTGGGAATCGGATGATCAACGCGCGAAGTGAAACGGTTGCGGAAAAGCGGTCGTTTCGCCAGCCGTTTGCATCACAACGATGTATCATCCCGGCGTCGGGATACTATGAATGGCAAACGGATCGCGATCAAAAACAACCTTTCCATATCCATCCTCGCGACGACGTCCCTTTTGCGATGGCCGGATTGTGGGAACAAAATTCGCTGGCTGCAGCCGATGGTCAAACGGTCTGGTCCTGTACGCTTCTGACTGTCGCGGCGAACGATGTTACGGCGCCGATTCATGACCGGATGCCTGTGGTTTTGGATGCCGACAGTATTCCCGCTTGGCTTGATCGGTCGACATCGACCTCGCGATTGCAATCGCTCTGTCAGCCAGCCGCAAACGATTTCTTTGTGACCACCCCCGTCGGTCGGCAGGTGAACCGCCCCACTTTCGACCACCCCAGTTGCTTGGAACCGGTTAAGATATTACCTCCGACTCAGCCCGATTTGTTTTAG
- a CDS encoding sugar phosphate isomerase/epimerase family protein, protein MARESERTSDDQTRTPNAACSRRSFLELGAGLSIVGAAALPVNGSPVQVGASGADGGEAKRTKPNPIAVSTYSYWRYRDDSKLTIEECIDLAAESGFDAVEVLHVQMQDESNEALQRIKQRAFRQGLDLCGLSTHQTFVSPDPAVRRKNVEHTIHCIELAYAMGIPTIRVNTGRWGTSKNFDALMANKGIEPRLEGYTDDDGFDWVQDGLEQCLPAAEKCGVVLGLENHWGLGRTADGVLRVLDAVDSPWLKATMDTGNFLENQYAQYEKIAPETVYVQAKTYYGGGTWYTLEIDYARVAKILDQVDYRGYVSLEFEGKESHETAIPKSLAMLRKAFAV, encoded by the coding sequence ATGGCTCGTGAATCAGAACGGACTTCCGATGATCAGACTCGCACACCAAACGCCGCTTGCTCACGGCGGTCGTTCTTGGAATTGGGGGCGGGGCTATCGATCGTAGGAGCCGCTGCGTTGCCGGTTAACGGTTCTCCAGTGCAAGTCGGTGCGTCCGGCGCAGATGGGGGCGAAGCCAAACGAACGAAGCCGAATCCGATCGCGGTTTCGACTTATTCCTACTGGCGATACCGAGATGACAGTAAATTGACTATCGAAGAATGTATCGACCTTGCCGCAGAGAGTGGCTTCGACGCGGTGGAAGTGTTGCACGTTCAGATGCAGGACGAATCGAATGAGGCACTGCAGCGAATCAAACAGCGTGCCTTTCGTCAGGGATTGGATTTGTGCGGCCTTTCGACTCACCAAACCTTCGTCTCGCCAGATCCTGCCGTTCGGCGCAAGAACGTCGAACATACGATCCATTGCATCGAATTGGCTTACGCGATGGGGATTCCAACAATCCGAGTGAACACCGGACGTTGGGGAACGTCAAAGAACTTTGATGCCTTAATGGCAAATAAGGGGATCGAACCGCGACTGGAAGGTTATACCGACGACGATGGTTTCGACTGGGTTCAGGATGGTTTGGAACAATGCCTGCCAGCTGCTGAGAAGTGTGGCGTTGTGCTTGGACTGGAAAATCACTGGGGGCTGGGGAGGACCGCCGATGGTGTTCTGCGCGTTCTGGACGCTGTCGATTCGCCTTGGTTGAAAGCGACGATGGACACGGGCAATTTCCTCGAAAATCAATACGCCCAGTACGAAAAAATAGCTCCGGAAACGGTCTACGTCCAAGCGAAGACCTATTATGGGGGCGGGACCTGGTACACGCTGGAAATCGACTACGCACGTGTCGCAAAAATTCTTGACCAGGTCGACTACCGCGGCTATGTCTCTTTGGAATTTGAAGGCAAAGAGAGCCATGAAACAGCGATTCCGAAAAGCCTTGCAATGCTGCGTAAGGCATTTGCGGTTTAG
- a CDS encoding SMI1/KNR4 family protein, with the protein MSDNGAPTTSRTGWAEQISAHFRLRLDPSLQDWFDSEIWRQIGTGEFRTPLAPETLLEPCPEPIWPGFMPPDVLPLIGNEYGDWLCLRVGADDSVREVVYWYHGGGDWIPWGQTLPEAIAFQMIRDSLPGRFYRHADPAEPIRLTKPDDPLFQWASKFLPEAVIHTIAALPDADSQADPLARIEDLLKLDIATIPLHAEAILRALDSPLRTLTPGIANRLGIDWGQEALLWMFDHKTIPENRIADLAKELGAAESEFQQQDWDLAGRHADKVLAERSDLGWAHHTAGWQAERNGDLQTAVKHYSESLISSSFTEQGVRFRTHGKEEGKFSARRLLQITNQNETVEIPQHQPYWNRWSQTAGEKRVQAVAAHWRSAAQQAVAAGQHAQAYPMLINIGWDLGLRSVRDYGPLLWEIATAAERAGQAARAAVAATHARCFEARYGSGN; encoded by the coding sequence TTGAGCGATAACGGTGCCCCAACGACCAGCCGAACAGGGTGGGCGGAACAAATTTCCGCTCACTTCCGGCTTCGTTTGGATCCATCGTTGCAGGATTGGTTCGATTCGGAAATCTGGCGACAGATCGGTACGGGAGAATTCCGGACCCCTTTGGCTCCGGAAACCTTGCTCGAACCATGCCCAGAACCGATCTGGCCAGGGTTCATGCCGCCCGACGTCCTACCTCTGATCGGAAACGAGTACGGGGACTGGCTTTGCTTGAGGGTTGGTGCCGACGATTCCGTTCGCGAAGTCGTTTACTGGTATCACGGCGGTGGAGACTGGATTCCTTGGGGCCAGACGCTTCCCGAAGCGATCGCATTCCAAATGATCCGAGATTCGCTCCCCGGCCGCTTCTATCGCCATGCCGATCCCGCAGAACCGATTCGCCTGACCAAGCCTGACGATCCGCTGTTTCAGTGGGCCAGCAAATTCCTTCCAGAAGCGGTGATACACACGATCGCTGCATTGCCAGATGCCGATTCCCAGGCCGATCCGCTCGCTCGGATTGAAGACCTACTGAAACTTGACATCGCCACCATTCCACTGCATGCCGAAGCCATCCTACGGGCCCTCGATTCGCCTCTGCGGACGCTGACCCCTGGAATTGCGAACCGTCTTGGCATCGACTGGGGACAAGAAGCGTTGCTGTGGATGTTCGACCACAAAACCATCCCTGAAAATCGCATCGCCGACCTGGCCAAAGAATTAGGTGCAGCGGAATCGGAATTCCAGCAACAAGACTGGGACCTTGCCGGGCGACATGCCGACAAAGTCCTCGCAGAACGGTCCGACCTTGGCTGGGCACACCATACCGCTGGCTGGCAAGCCGAACGAAACGGGGACCTCCAGACCGCCGTTAAACATTACTCGGAATCCTTGATTTCATCCAGTTTCACCGAGCAAGGGGTTCGCTTCCGAACCCACGGCAAAGAAGAGGGCAAGTTCTCGGCGCGGCGGTTGCTTCAGATCACCAACCAAAACGAAACCGTCGAAATCCCACAACACCAGCCCTACTGGAACCGGTGGTCTCAAACGGCCGGAGAAAAACGCGTTCAAGCCGTTGCCGCCCATTGGCGATCGGCCGCACAACAAGCCGTCGCAGCCGGACAACATGCCCAGGCGTATCCAATGTTGATCAACATTGGCTGGGACCTCGGGCTGCGTAGCGTGCGTGATTACGGCCCGCTGCTGTGGGAAATCGCGACAGCAGCCGAACGCGCCGGCCAAGCCGCACGTGCTGCGGTAGCCGCAACGCATGCCAGATGCTTTGAAGCCCGCTACGGCAGCGGCAACTAA